One window of Sphingobacteriales bacterium genomic DNA carries:
- a CDS encoding sterol desaturase family protein — protein MELFFAYLISVSYSLLKYFIFAGIPFLIVYKLFSTRFHKAKIQQRTAKRKDFLREILYSIQSSLLFVMVVLAFTGTPLVEFTKIYLSPSDYPIWWMPVSLILMLIVHDTYFYWMHRFMHLPALFKTVHAVHHKSVVPSPWATKAFHALEALLEIMIVPIILFLLPVHLFVLLAFSICVMLINVYGHLGYEIMPKWFRHTWAFEILNTSVHHNLHHSKFKGNYGLYFRFWDRVMKTENPNYVNEYDKIQVKRFGQFVQVNQTEITTNETEAVLQ, from the coding sequence ATGGAATTATTTTTCGCCTACCTCATCTCGGTCAGCTATTCACTATTGAAGTATTTTATTTTTGCCGGTATTCCGTTTTTAATTGTTTATAAACTTTTTTCTACCCGATTTCACAAAGCTAAAATCCAACAACGCACAGCAAAGCGCAAAGATTTTCTCCGCGAAATCCTGTATTCAATACAATCATCCCTCTTGTTTGTAATGGTAGTTTTAGCATTTACCGGCACCCCATTGGTAGAATTTACCAAAATTTATTTGTCCCCGTCAGATTATCCTATCTGGTGGATGCCTGTAAGTTTAATATTAATGCTTATTGTTCACGATACCTATTTTTATTGGATGCACCGGTTTATGCACCTGCCTGCTTTGTTTAAAACCGTACATGCCGTACACCATAAATCGGTAGTGCCATCGCCCTGGGCGACAAAAGCATTTCATGCTTTAGAAGCCTTGTTAGAAATTATGATTGTTCCTATAATACTGTTTTTATTGCCGGTGCATTTATTTGTACTATTGGCATTCAGTATCTGCGTGATGTTGATTAATGTATATGGACATCTTGGTTACGAGATAATGCCCAAATGGTTCAGACATACCTGGGCTTTTGAAATACTGAATACCTCTGTACACCATAACCTGCACCATTCCAAATTTAAGGGCAACTATGGTTTGTACTTCAGGTTTTGGGATAGGGTGATGAAAACCGAAAACCCCAATTATGTCAATGAGTACGACAAGATTCAGGTAAAGCGGTTCGGGCAATTTGTTCAGGTAAATCAGACCGAAATAACTACTAACGAGACAGAAGCAGTGCTGCAATAG
- a CDS encoding FAD-dependent oxidoreductase, whose protein sequence is MLETFDIAVIGGGISGFSTALRLQSKGFKTIVLESHGQLGGCAGFFTKQGFSFDVGATTLVDFINGGVGGNFFEEINVPLPKGEYLDYLAWLPDRQIVLYRDREKWNRERLLKIGSTNNHKDFWTLMDRVTDVFWQASRRNLKLPIQSVSDLWNLIRAIGVKNLFLSRFLNVSMSDVLKKFKLEKDAALTGLLAMLVEDTVHSSLDKAPFINAALGTTIRGAGLMRPEGGMKRFWQYLSEKYLEKGGTIKTGHKVTGFEKKSGVWKIETSKAGFLSRKIISSLPLDLTRQIAPEHIKVKLEKYIQLNESYRGSAIVLFLGVREEAVERQTLTHHQILNSYEEPFGNGNNMFISVSSKGDNLSAPEGCRAVMISTHCGISEWQNLTKDSYDQKKKDIGNRLLTFAQKVYPNLDKELIVFETGTPRTYQKYTQRMDGSVGGYKQTLLNSNLKATPHHFGERDFWLVGDNTWPGLGTVAGLMGSKIVSEYAGATFG, encoded by the coding sequence ATGCTCGAAACCTTTGACATTGCGGTTATTGGCGGGGGGATTTCGGGCTTTTCAACAGCCTTAAGGTTGCAAAGCAAGGGGTTCAAAACGATTGTTTTAGAATCGCACGGTCAGTTAGGAGGATGTGCCGGTTTTTTCACCAAACAAGGATTTTCGTTTGATGTAGGTGCAACCACATTAGTAGATTTTATTAATGGGGGCGTAGGAGGAAATTTTTTTGAGGAAATCAATGTGCCGCTGCCAAAAGGGGAATATCTCGACTACCTCGCCTGGCTGCCCGACAGACAAATCGTTTTGTATCGAGACCGCGAAAAATGGAATCGCGAAAGACTTCTCAAAATTGGCAGCACAAATAACCACAAGGATTTCTGGACGTTGATGGACCGTGTAACCGATGTGTTTTGGCAGGCAAGCCGTCGAAACCTCAAACTTCCAATTCAATCGGTATCCGACCTTTGGAATTTGATTAGAGCCATCGGAGTTAAAAATTTATTTCTGTCCCGGTTTTTAAACGTTTCAATGTCAGACGTTTTAAAGAAATTTAAACTTGAAAAAGATGCAGCTTTGACCGGGTTATTAGCCATGTTGGTCGAAGATACGGTTCACAGCAGTTTGGATAAGGCTCCTTTTATCAATGCAGCATTGGGAACAACCATCAGGGGAGCTGGGCTGATGAGGCCGGAGGGCGGTATGAAAAGGTTTTGGCAGTACCTGTCGGAAAAATATCTTGAAAAGGGAGGAACCATTAAAACCGGACACAAGGTAACCGGCTTTGAAAAAAAGAGCGGTGTTTGGAAAATCGAAACTTCTAAAGCCGGATTTTTGTCCCGTAAAATCATCAGTTCGTTGCCTTTAGATCTGACCCGCCAAATAGCCCCTGAACACATAAAAGTAAAATTGGAAAAGTATATCCAATTAAACGAGTCCTATAGGGGCAGCGCCATCGTCCTGTTTTTAGGGGTGAGGGAGGAGGCAGTAGAACGGCAAACACTAACACACCATCAGATTTTGAACAGTTATGAAGAACCTTTTGGTAACGGGAACAATATGTTTATTTCCGTTTCGTCAAAAGGGGACAACCTTTCAGCCCCGGAGGGTTGTCGGGCGGTGATGATTTCGACACATTGCGGCATTTCGGAATGGCAAAACCTAACCAAAGACTCATACGATCAAAAAAAGAAAGACATCGGCAACAGGTTATTGACCTTTGCCCAAAAGGTGTACCCCAATTTGGACAAGGAGCTCATCGTCTTTGAAACCGGCACTCCCAGGACCTACCAAAAATATACGCAGAGAATGGATGGCAGTGTCGGAGGGTATAAACAAACCCTTCTTAATTCAAACTTAAAAGCAACACCTCATCATTTCGGCGAAAGAGATTTCTGGTTAGTAGGCGATAATACATGGCCGGGACTTGGTACGGTTGCAGGTCTGATGGGCAGTAAAATTGTTTCCGAATATGCCGGTGCAACTTTTGGTTGA
- the paaN gene encoding phenylacetic acid degradation protein PaaN — MSALFDKHHDALRKAIDAVHHRTFYAHFPEHPKAYGPDAPAEGQQAFESQLNKPFIGLLQTGSTKQTGEEESPYWGTSLGISYPTTETGVLIGNAKAAHSVWRKTSVKDRTGLLIESLERTKNRFFEIAYATQHTTGQSFIMSFQASGPHAADRALETIAIGYQELSRFPNTLRWEKPAGGGAFITLDKTFTPVPKGVALVIGCSTFPTWNTVPGLYASLITGNATIVKPHPKAILPIAIFIAEIQKVLVENGFDANTVQLAPDTNSHLITKEIAEHPEVKIIDYTGSSAFGAYLESLESKGKTVFTEKAGVNSVIIDSVLDLRQVMRNLAFSVSLYSGQMCTAPQNIFIPENGIKEADGQVVPYETAVELLKNEVAALALNPKMGAGTLGAIQNANTLARARSVKELGGVVVLESPKVINPDFEHARICAPTILEVEAKDAEIYEQELFGPIVLVVKTSNTDESLHLAKTMAQKHGAITCGAYCTDDALTQLITDEMNSVFVPVSLNFTGFIWVNQHAAFSDFHVTGGNPAGNASFTDASFINRRFVWVGNRISM, encoded by the coding sequence ATGTCAGCACTGTTCGATAAACATCACGATGCCCTGCGAAAAGCAATAGATGCCGTTCATCACCGCACATTTTATGCTCATTTTCCCGAACATCCCAAGGCTTATGGCCCTGATGCACCGGCCGAAGGACAACAAGCGTTTGAAAGCCAGCTCAATAAGCCCTTTATCGGATTGTTGCAAACCGGCAGCACCAAACAAACAGGAGAAGAAGAATCGCCTTATTGGGGAACTTCTCTCGGCATCAGCTATCCCACCACAGAGACCGGTGTGTTGATTGGCAATGCCAAAGCAGCACATTCCGTCTGGCGCAAAACTTCGGTTAAAGATCGCACCGGTTTACTCATCGAATCGCTGGAAAGAACCAAAAACCGTTTTTTTGAAATTGCTTACGCCACCCAACATACTACAGGACAATCGTTTATCATGTCGTTTCAGGCCTCAGGTCCTCATGCTGCCGACCGTGCTTTGGAAACTATTGCCATCGGCTATCAGGAATTGTCGAGGTTTCCCAACACCCTTCGATGGGAAAAACCCGCAGGAGGAGGGGCTTTTATTACCTTGGACAAAACCTTTACCCCCGTTCCGAAAGGGGTGGCTTTGGTGATAGGATGTTCCACCTTTCCTACCTGGAACACGGTTCCCGGCCTTTATGCAAGTCTGATTACCGGAAACGCTACTATTGTTAAACCACACCCGAAAGCCATCCTGCCCATCGCCATTTTTATTGCCGAAATTCAGAAGGTGCTGGTCGAAAATGGTTTTGATGCCAATACCGTTCAGTTGGCACCCGACACGAACAGCCATCTGATTACCAAAGAAATTGCAGAGCATCCGGAGGTAAAAATTATAGATTATACCGGCAGCAGTGCTTTTGGCGCTTATCTCGAATCGTTGGAAAGCAAGGGTAAAACTGTCTTTACCGAAAAAGCAGGGGTCAATTCGGTGATTATTGATTCTGTGCTCGACCTTCGGCAGGTGATGCGAAATCTGGCCTTTTCGGTGTCGCTCTATTCAGGACAAATGTGTACAGCTCCGCAAAATATTTTTATTCCCGAAAACGGCATAAAGGAAGCAGACGGACAGGTTGTTCCTTACGAAACAGCCGTTGAACTCCTAAAAAACGAGGTAGCCGCACTTGCTCTCAACCCCAAAATGGGCGCAGGTACTTTGGGAGCTATTCAAAATGCAAACACACTTGCCCGTGCCCGCAGCGTGAAAGAATTGGGAGGGGTAGTGGTTTTAGAAAGCCCCAAAGTGATAAATCCCGATTTTGAGCATGCCCGTATTTGTGCTCCTACTATTTTGGAAGTAGAGGCCAAGGATGCTGAAATTTATGAACAGGAACTGTTTGGACCCATTGTGTTAGTGGTAAAAACCAGCAATACCGACGAATCGCTTCATCTTGCAAAAACGATGGCTCAAAAACACGGCGCTATTACTTGCGGAGCGTATTGCACCGATGATGCACTGACCCAACTTATCACCGATGAAATGAACAGCGTGTTTGTACCCGTTTCGCTCAATTTTACCGGTTTTATCTGGGTTAACCAACATGCGGCATTTTCCGATTTTCACGTTACGGGCGGCAACCCTGCCGGCAACGCTTCATTTACCGATGCCTCGTTCATAAACCGCAGGTTTGTTTGGGTTGGCAACAGAATAAGTATGTAA
- a CDS encoding PD-(D/E)XK nuclease family transposase: MFEQKEKYINPLTDFGFKKLFGTEINKSLLIDFLNQILPDRKIADLTYSSGEHLGSTELDRKAIFDLYCTGDNGERFIVEMQKAKQNFFKDRSVFYASFPIQEQGKKYNWDYKLDPVYSVGILDFIFDDHKYEDELLHVVELKNQNCEVFYEKLKFVYLELPKFNKEEEALETQFDKWLYVLRHLSQLQDRPRKLQDRIFAKLFEAAEIAKFSPKERESYEKSLKYYRDLKNVIDTSREEGREEGREEGREEGREEGRLEGIEKGREARNFEIAGQMKKEGFANEQIKKITGLTDEEIGNL; encoded by the coding sequence ATGTTCGAACAAAAAGAAAAATATATCAACCCGCTAACAGATTTTGGGTTCAAGAAACTTTTTGGAACGGAGATAAATAAAAGTTTGCTGATTGACTTTCTCAATCAAATTCTTCCCGACAGAAAGATTGCTGACCTGACTTATTCGTCGGGCGAACATTTGGGTTCAACCGAATTGGACAGGAAAGCTATTTTCGATTTGTACTGCACCGGCGATAACGGAGAAAGGTTTATCGTAGAAATGCAAAAAGCGAAACAAAATTTTTTTAAAGACCGGAGTGTATTTTACGCCTCCTTTCCCATTCAGGAACAAGGAAAGAAGTATAATTGGGACTATAAGTTAGACCCTGTTTATTCGGTTGGCATCTTAGATTTCATTTTTGACGACCACAAATACGAGGATGAACTATTGCATGTTGTTGAGTTGAAAAACCAGAATTGCGAAGTTTTTTACGAGAAGTTAAAATTTGTTTACCTTGAGTTGCCAAAGTTCAATAAGGAGGAGGAAGCATTAGAGACCCAATTTGACAAGTGGCTGTATGTGTTGCGGCATCTTTCCCAGCTTCAGGACCGCCCCAGGAAACTGCAAGACCGGATATTTGCCAAACTGTTTGAGGCCGCAGAGATTGCTAAATTCAGCCCCAAAGAAAGAGAGTCTTACGAAAAGAGTTTGAAGTACTACCGGGATTTAAAAAACGTGATTGACACTTCCCGAGAGGAAGGGCGAGAGGAAGGACGAGAGGAAGGACGAGAGGAAGGACGTGAGGAAGGGCGGTTAGAAGGGATAGAAAAAGGAAGAGAAGCAAGGAATTTTGAAATTGCAGGTCAAATGAAAAAGGAAGGATTTGCTAACGAGCAAATTAAAAAAATCACCGGATTAACAGATGAAGAAATCGGAAATTTATAA
- the polA gene encoding DNA polymerase I, whose amino-acid sequence MPTAKKDSEHTLYLLDAFALIYRAFFALGGAKPLINSKGMNVSAILGFTNTLYDLIVKEKPTHIAVVFDSKGPTLRAQEFEFYKAHREEVPEDIVFSIPYIQRIITAFNIPMLQLDGYEADDIIGTIAKRAEQDGYAVYMVTPDKDFGQLVSENIFIYKPAHLKKPVEILGVPEVLERWDIERVDQVIDILGLMGDQADNIPGIKGVGEKTAVSLLKQFGTLESILENAHQIKGKIAEKVAEGAELAVISKKLATIDIAVPLPYEPEKYIMEEPDRQALANVFAELEFRTLGKRILGDSYEVNSSTGSTSEQKNTSDQPATDKQQQLNLFGNSQSVAPSNEIQGQLFNTDTAKGKTIHNTPHEYHLADTTEKQEQLVRLLLQQTLVSFDTETTGIDPNNSELVGLSFSFSPNSGWYVPVPENQEQARLLVQRFQPFYENENIAKVAQNLKYDALMLKWYGVEVKGVLHDTMIAHYLIEPDMRHNLTILSETYLHYSPVEIEELIGKKGKSQLSMRDVELEKITEYAAEDADLTLQLHHKFNPVVATSGFSSLYSDVEMPLVSVLADMEFEGVAIDVPFLKKYSGEVGEEIYQIKQEVFKTAGVEFNLDSPKQLGTILFDRMKIPYVGKKTATGQYSTDEDMLQSLAEQYPFAHLLLDYRELSKLRSTYIDALPQMINPKSGRIHTTYNQAVASTGRLSSTTPNLQNIPIRTDRGKEIRKAFIPRNNDYLLMSADYSQIELRLMAHMSADSNMLQAFKDGLDIHRATAARVYGVSLAEVDSDMRRKAKMVNFGIIYGITAFGLSQRLGISRSEAGSIIDEYFKQYPGVKQYMDDTVEKARTLGYAETLLGRRRFLKDINSQNRTVRSFAERNAINTPLQGTAADMIKVAMVNIQRRMKAEGMKSKMVLQVHDELVFDAHQSEIDKLTGLVKTEMQTAIPSLLVPIEVESGVGSNWLEAH is encoded by the coding sequence ATGCCAACTGCCAAAAAAGATTCAGAACACACCCTCTATCTGCTCGATGCCTTTGCCCTTATTTACAGGGCTTTTTTTGCCTTAGGAGGTGCAAAGCCGCTCATTAATTCCAAAGGGATGAACGTATCGGCAATTTTGGGATTTACGAACACCCTTTACGATTTGATAGTCAAAGAAAAACCCACCCATATAGCAGTGGTGTTCGATTCAAAAGGTCCTACTCTCCGCGCTCAGGAGTTTGAGTTTTACAAAGCCCACCGCGAAGAGGTTCCAGAAGATATTGTGTTTTCTATTCCTTATATTCAGCGAATTATAACCGCTTTCAATATTCCGATGTTGCAATTAGACGGATATGAAGCGGACGACATTATCGGTACTATTGCCAAGCGCGCCGAACAAGACGGATATGCTGTCTATATGGTTACCCCGGATAAAGATTTCGGGCAGTTGGTGAGCGAAAACATCTTTATTTATAAACCTGCACATCTCAAAAAACCGGTCGAAATTTTAGGCGTTCCCGAAGTACTGGAACGTTGGGATATTGAAAGGGTGGATCAGGTCATTGATATTTTGGGGTTAATGGGCGATCAGGCCGATAATATTCCGGGCATTAAGGGTGTTGGTGAAAAAACCGCTGTTAGCCTGCTCAAACAATTCGGAACTTTAGAAAGTATTTTGGAAAATGCGCATCAAATAAAAGGTAAAATTGCCGAAAAAGTAGCAGAAGGAGCAGAGTTAGCCGTTATCTCCAAAAAGTTGGCTACGATAGACATCGCCGTTCCCTTGCCCTACGAGCCGGAAAAGTATATTATGGAAGAGCCCGACCGTCAGGCTTTGGCCAATGTTTTTGCAGAACTTGAATTCCGAACCTTGGGCAAACGTATTTTGGGCGACAGTTATGAAGTCAACTCTAGCACGGGCTCAACCTCCGAACAAAAAAACACTTCTGACCAACCCGCTACCGACAAACAACAGCAACTCAATTTGTTTGGAAACAGCCAGTCCGTAGCTCCGTCAAATGAAATTCAGGGGCAGTTGTTTAATACCGACACTGCAAAAGGTAAAACCATTCACAATACTCCCCACGAATATCATTTGGCTGATACGACCGAAAAACAGGAGCAGTTGGTTCGGCTTTTATTACAACAAACATTGGTCAGCTTTGATACTGAAACCACCGGCATTGACCCTAACAACAGCGAATTGGTCGGGCTTTCTTTTTCCTTTAGTCCAAATTCGGGATGGTATGTTCCGGTACCGGAAAATCAGGAACAAGCCAGACTGTTGGTACAAAGGTTTCAACCATTTTATGAAAACGAAAACATTGCCAAGGTTGCCCAGAACCTGAAATACGATGCCCTGATGCTGAAATGGTATGGGGTAGAGGTAAAAGGAGTTTTGCACGATACGATGATTGCCCATTACCTTATTGAACCCGACATGCGACATAACCTGACCATTTTGTCCGAAACTTACCTGCATTACAGTCCGGTAGAAATAGAAGAGCTGATCGGCAAAAAGGGTAAAAGCCAACTGAGTATGCGCGATGTGGAATTGGAAAAAATTACCGAATATGCCGCCGAAGATGCCGACCTCACTCTGCAACTCCATCATAAATTTAACCCTGTTGTCGCCACATCCGGGTTTAGTTCTCTTTATTCGGATGTTGAAATGCCTTTGGTGTCAGTCTTGGCCGATATGGAATTCGAGGGTGTGGCAATTGATGTGCCGTTCTTAAAAAAATATTCCGGAGAAGTGGGTGAAGAAATTTACCAAATCAAACAGGAGGTATTTAAAACAGCAGGCGTTGAGTTTAACCTTGACTCTCCAAAACAGTTGGGAACCATTTTGTTCGACCGGATGAAAATTCCCTATGTTGGAAAAAAAACTGCCACCGGTCAATACAGCACAGACGAAGACATGTTGCAATCATTAGCCGAGCAATATCCTTTTGCACACTTGTTGCTCGATTACCGCGAACTGAGCAAACTCCGCAGCACCTATATTGATGCTTTGCCTCAGATGATCAATCCTAAATCGGGGCGCATACATACTACCTACAATCAGGCCGTTGCCAGCACCGGACGATTGAGTTCAACTACCCCTAATCTGCAAAACATCCCCATTCGCACCGACAGAGGAAAGGAAATCCGCAAAGCTTTTATTCCCCGCAACAACGACTACTTGCTGATGTCGGCCGATTACTCGCAGATAGAACTGCGACTGATGGCACACATGAGCGCTGATTCCAACATGCTTCAGGCCTTTAAAGACGGATTGGACATTCACCGCGCAACGGCAGCACGGGTTTACGGTGTTTCGCTTGCAGAAGTGGACAGCGATATGCGCCGGAAAGCAAAAATGGTGAATTTCGGCATCATTTACGGCATCACTGCTTTCGGTCTGTCGCAACGCTTGGGCATCAGCCGTTCCGAAGCAGGCTCCATCATTGACGAATACTTCAAACAATATCCCGGTGTCAAACAATATATGGACGACACCGTCGAAAAAGCCCGCACGCTCGGATATGCCGAAACGCTGTTGGGCAGAAGGCGGTTTCTGAAAGACATCAACTCCCAAAACCGCACCGTCCGTTCTTTTGCCGAGCGCAACGCCATCAACACCCCCCTGCAAGGCACAGCAGCAGATATGATTAAAGTAGCGATGGTTAATATTCAGCGCAGAATGAAAGCCGAAGGCATGAAATCAAAAATGGTGCTTCAGGTTCACGACGAATTGGTGTTCGATGCCCATCAATCCGAAATTGACAAACTGACCGGTTTGGTAAAAACCGAAATGCAAACCGCAATTCCTTCGCTCTTAGTGCCGATAGAGGTAGAAAGCGGAGTAGGAAGCAATTGGTTAGAAGCACATTAA